ATCCCTGGCCCAACCTATCGGGACGACCCGACATCGTAAGCCTGCCGCGCCTTGCCCAGGGGGCCATGCGTGCAATGCAGCGGAGGCCGCCCGCAGAGCCAGCGCGTAGGCTCTCCGCGCCACGTCCTCCAACTAATCCATATGCACCGGCCCACCCGGGTGTCCGTGCGAGTACCGACGGCACCTAGGCTTCTTCCGGAGGACAACGGCGTCCATGGTCGCCTGGCAATACGATCTCCGATCGTGGAGTTGGTCGTAAGAGCCGCAATTCTCTTGGGGCACTGGATGCCAATCGGACGAGATAGCACGACGGCGAACGATATAGCCAGCATCTCGCGGATCGTCCCCTTAACCCATCGGTGTTCATATTTTCACCAGAGCCTCCTCTTATCCGTTATGCGCTTTCACGAAATCTATGAACGCCTCGACTGGAAGCGCTGGGCTGACCAGATAGCCCTGGATAGAGTCGCACCCCGCCTGATCGAGCACCATTCGTTGTGCGTCGGTTTCCACTCCCTCGGCCACCGCATGCAGTCCAAGCGACTTGCACAACGCGATGACCGCTCCCACCAGCATTCGCGCGCGCCCCCGGGTCCGGGTCCAGGTCGTGCACGAACGAACGATCGATTTTGATGGTATTAACCGGGAACCGCATCACATAGGCGAGGCTGGAATAGCCGGTCCCAAAATCGTCCAGGGCGATGCTCACCCCCATTCGCTGCACCTGACGCAGCACCCGCTCCGACGCATTGAAGTCGGCCACGAGCATACCTTCTGTAACCTCTAACTCCACCGTCGACGGCAGCACCCCGTGTGCACCAATGCGCGCCGCGACCATCGCCGGAAATGTCGGGTCGGCAAGTTGGCGCGGCGAGACGTTGATCGACACGGAAAACTCATCGCCCAGTTCCGTCGACCAACGGCCGAGGTCGCTCAGTGCGCGGTCAATAACCCACTTGCCCAGCGTGAGTATCAGTGATGACTCTTCGGCGATGCTGATGAACTCGCTCGGCGGAACCAGCCCGAGCGTAGGGTGGCGCCACCTGATCAACGCCTCGGCACCAATGATATTCCTGGTCGACAGGGAAACCTTCGGCTGGTAATGCAGGACAAACTCATCGCGCTCCAGCGCTGCAGCCAGATCGAAGCGCAATTGCAGTTCGCGCTGCTTGGTTTGCGCGACTCGCGGATCGTACAGCATCGCGAACGAGCCGCCGACCGCCTTCGCCGCCATCATCGCGCTGTTCGCATGGCTCAGCAAAGCCTCGGAATCGGTCGCGTTCGCGGAACTCGCAATGCCGATGCTGGCGCCAAGCTTAATGTCCCGTCCCCTGACCTTGAACGGTTGCGCGACTTGCTCCAGTAGTGTCCGTGCAAACGCTTCAGTTGCCTGGGGATTCTCGCCCCCCAAGATGAACACGAATTCGTCCCCCCAAAGCGGCCTACGAATTCGACGGAAGCGGACAGCGCTTTGAAACGCTTGCCCAGTTTGCACAGAATACTGTCCCCTACCTCCTGTCCGAACGATTCGTTGACGTCCTTGAAGCGGTCAAGGTCCAGCATCAGCAGCGAGATCCTGCCACGATGCTGCGTCCCTCCCAGTATCTGGCGGCTCAATTCCAGTAGACAATCGAGGCGGTTCGGCAGGTCGGTCAGCGGATCCCGGTAGGCAAGATAGTCAAGTTGCGAAGAAAACTGCTTTTCCTGAGTGACGTCGCGCCCCACGCACATAATGCCGCCACCGATGATCCGCGATACAGACCATTCTATCGACACTGCTCGCCCGTCCTTAGTCAGATACTCACGCCGACTACCCCGCACGTTAAGGCCGTCCTTGATCCGCTGCAACTGCTCGCGGACGAAATCCACGCGAGCCGGCGGCACGATCGTCAGAATGCTGCGGCCCTTCAACTCTTCGGGCTTCCAGCCGAGGATGGACGTAATTGCCGCGCCGATCTCCTCGAAGGTCCCCTCGTCACTCAGCCGGCAGATGATATCCGGCGAGCCTTCCAGGATCGCCTGTTTGTCGGCTAGCGCGGATAATAACGCACCCTCCCGCTCGATCGCCTCCGTCACGTCGCGCTGAAATGCGACGAAGTGAGTCGCGCCGCCATGACCGTCCTTGATTGGCGTAATTGACACCTCTGCCCAGAACATGCTTCCGTCCTTTCGATAGCTTCGCAGGACCGTCTTGACTGCCTCCATCTTGCGAACCGCGCGTCGCAGCGTTTTCAACCCGTCTTGCTCCGCGTCCGTGCCCTGGAAAGAATCGAAACTACGCCCCAATATTTCGTCGCGCTCGTAACCGGTTAGCTGCAGGAAGGCATCGTTCGCGAAGACGATGGGGCAGTGCTCGAGTCGGGCGTCGACGATCAGAACGCCGTCGACAGTTTCTCGCAAGGCGATCGCCCACAACGGAGCCAACGTCACATGCGTCGCCCCGGCGTTACGCTCTTTTGATAGAGCGCCATGGGGCATGATCTTGCGTCTTCGATCCACGCTAGCTGATTGCAGAGGGGAGGCGCTGGTAGTCTGGCTTTACACACATAGACGCTCGAACCGGTTTGCCAAGCACCAGATAGATGACGGTAAGCCGATGGAGATTGCGGCGGGGCATTATCATCTCTAAGAAACATGTTGCCGTGACGGCGTGACTCGATACTCTGCCTCGAAGACGCCGAGACAAGGCCGAGACGATACGATTCGTCAATCGCCTACTGCTGGCTTGTTCTGAGGTGCATGGCAAGATCGTCACCGACCAGTTGTCCAATTACTGAGTTGCCAAAGCAGCCGCCGCCCTGCTGAACCTAGTCAAATTTGGCCAGCACATGCTGGTGCAGATGCATATGACCCATATCAGACAGCCGCCTCCCCGTAGCAGCTTCGCTGCGGGCCGCGGCTGCGACATCCTAGGTTATCATATGATAAACGTCGCACTATTGGAAAGCAATCTCTGTTGCTCCGGCGTAAACGCTGCAGAAGCGGTCTGGACAAGCTCTTCCGACATGATCGGGCAGGCGCACCACGCCGGGACCCGCATCGTCGAAATGATGACTGAAGACCTCACGCCGCGCAGCATTCTCAAGCACGCCAGTTTCCGCCGCTCTACGGAGGTGCCCACCTCGGCAAGGCTGCGGCCAACAAGGCGCTGTTTCGTCGACCAGATTCTGTTCAACAGCCGCATGGAGAAGCTTGCCGGGTACTTCGATGGCGATTATTGCATTCAGCACACCAGCAGATCGGCGATGGCCTCTTCAATTTTGGCGCCGCACTTGAGACCATGGCCAAGCAAGGCGTGAAGATTAAGCACGACCGTGCCGACACTCAAATTGGATTCCATGCGCCGATGCGCGCTGGATGCCTCCGGCAGTGGAAATACACTGTCAATTACCGGCGTCAGGCCAGTCGGTGTGAAGTGATGCATCCACCTTCGGCAAAACGGACATCGGGATCTGGGGTTGGCCTTCCCGGCCGAACAATCCGGCGAAGTGACCATACGAACCGCTTCCGCAACACGATAAGTTGGCAACTCGGTATCTGTGGGGTAGCCGCTAAACTCGCGGTCGACCCATAGTGCAAAGGGCTAGTGACCGAGCCGTGCGGCGAGTAGCTTGCACATACGCAGCAACCGCGGCACGTCATGCAACGCGGAGATGGCAGCCTGTAAATCGTGGATCAAGATGAAGCTGGACGCGGCCCGCGGGCGATGCGTGCGATTGTACCGGGTGCCCGCTCTGGCAATGATGTAAGTGGCTTTTGTGCCGGTAGGGCGTAAGGGGCACGTGATAATATCGCGCTCCGATCCCCTCGGTGGGCTCTTCACTGCCCTCGGGCCCCTTTCCTGGAAGCCGCGCCCCCTGGCGGCACTGGCGTCCTCCACCGAAAGCCTCATTGCCGTTCGCCGGACCGATCATGACTGCCTCCAGCAAGCTCAATAAAGTCAGCCCGCAACGCCCCGAGCGCCAGCATGTGAAAGCCGCCGCTCGGCAATTGGCGGCCTCGGACCACCCCCTCGACCGCAGCCCTCACTATCACATGTGGGGGACGGGCGCGCATACCCGTTCGCCCGGCCGGTAAAGGCGATTTGCATCGCCGCGCTGCATGAACTGGGCTACGGCTGGCGCGAGGACTGTACAAACGTCGGCCATGACAGTGCCTGGGATCGGCGGCTGAAGGACCTGGGCCTAGCCATCGTGACCAAGCTCGAGCCGGCACGCCTGACCCCGGAGGCGGTGCGCGCCGTAGCACGCGCCTGGTCGCAACAGGACGCGGCCTATCAGGCCGCGCACGCTTCCACCGTCCATGACTTCCCGATCGGCGCAGACCGCTATCCTCGAGTTGGCCGTCCGACATCTGGACTTGGCGCCCCGCCCAATGGGGACGACCAACCCGGCAAAGCCCCTGGTATCGGTGCCTCAACGCTCTCGGCTTCCCCGTGATCCCCAAACCGACGCCCGAAGAGACCGAGCAGGAGGACTTCTGGAACGGGACGACATTCTGTAAGCAAAAGTCTTCGGCAGTTCATGGTCTTTCCGAAACAGCGGGGCGGAAGGCGATGCGCACTCGTGAACGTACACCCCATAGCACTAGCTCCTGCACACGAACACTTCGCAGCACACCCATGTCCAATGAAGTTTGGCAGATACCGTAGTTGAACATAAACGTTTACTTTATAAAAACGGATAATGTGCCTTACCATACTTGTCTATTGGATTTCTACATAATTGATTTTTTAGATCTAAATTTTCGATGTGGCTGGTTGCAATATTCGAATTCATGGAATAAAAAACATGAGAATTAACTTGGAGGCGCTGGAAGCGCTTGACGCCGTTGATCGTTATGGAACGTTCGCTACCGCCGCGGAGTCTCTGCACAAGGTTCCCTCGAGTATCAGTTACCTAATCAGCCGACTCGAGGAAGAGCTCAATGTGTTGCTTTTCGATCGAAGCGGACAGCGCGCGAAATTGACCAGCACAGGTAGGGCAGTCCTAGAGGATGGCCGCCGCCTTCTGCGCTCCGCGAGCGAACTCGAGCGCCGCGCACAATCAATAGAGATCGGATGGGAAAGCGAACTGCGAATTGCAGTCGATGTTATCCTTCCCTTCCGCGCGCTAGTTCCCCACGTGACAGATTTTTACCGCGCCGGGCATCCGACCCGCTTGTCGTTCTCCCACGAAGTCTTGGGGGGGACATGGGACGCGTTGCTCAGCGGGCGTGTCAATATGGTGATCGGCGCACTGGGCGATCCGCCTAACGTGTCCGGCTTCTCGGCGTGCCCAATCGGACAAATTCAGACGGCCTTTGCCGTCGCACCTGACCATCCCTTGGCAATGGCGCCGCTCCCTTTAACGCGAAGTGCATCGCAGCGCATCGAATCGTCGAAGTACACGATACATCGCGGAGCCAACCTCCTCGAACGCTGGGCGCCCTGGAAGATCAGGAACGAATCATTGTGCCGTGTCTTCAGGCAAAATTGGAAGCACAACTTGCTGGGTTAGGATGCGGCTTTCTCCCTCGCAGCGTGGTCGCGCACTTTGAAGCCCTTGGCAGGTTGAAGGCACTTGAGGTGGAAGAGCCTAGGCAAGCCAAAAGGTACTATGCGGCATGGAATACAGGAGATGCCGGCAACGCTGTGAACTGGTGGGTAGACCGGCTGGGGAATGCCGATTTCATTACGGACGAACGGGCTAAGGAGTTCATGTCCGGCGTATAGCTGATGTAGAGAGACGCGCTTGTCTGAGGCACTATCCACATTGTCAACATGACTATCTGGGGCTACGATCATTTCACGGGCTTGGACGCGGCGCTTGGACTAGTAAGGAGGTCCCCGTTGCGCATGTCAGGATCTGGGGGTGTCAGGATTTTTGTGTGCAAGGCTAAAGGCCTGCCTGCCGGGCAGGCTGCCCGGCAGGCAGGCCTTTGATCCTATCTCAGCGATGGGGTTGTGTGAAGCGATCCTCATAGAGGATCGCGAACTGGTTCATGGCGGCTTTCCAGTCGTGCGTGGCGCTGCCCCACTTGCAGGTGATGTTGCGCAAGGCCAGCCACAGCAGTTTGGTGGCCGCTTCATCGCTCGGGAAGTGCCCGCGGGTCTTGATGATCTTACGCAGTTGCGCGTTGATACTCTCGATGGCATTCGTGGTGTAGATGATCTTGCGGATGGCCGGCGGGAACGCAAAGAATGGAATCACGCGGTCCCAGGCGCGATGCCAGGAGGCTGCAATCGGTGGGTAGCGCTTGCCCCAGTCGCTTTGCTCGAAGGCCAACAGCGCCGCCTCGGCGGCCTCAACCGTGGCAGCCGTGTAGACAGGCTTGAGCGCGGCCGCCACCACACGGCGGTCCTTCCAGTTCGCGTAGTCTAGGCTGCTGCGTATCAGATGCACGACACAAGTCTGCAGTGTCGTGCTCGGGAACACCGCGTTCAGGGCCTGCTCCATGCCCTTCAAGCCGTCGGTCACCGCGATCAGGATGTCTTGGGTGCCTCGCGTCTTCAGGTCGTTGAACACCTTCATCCAGAACTTTGCCCCTTCGGTGGTTTCGATCCACAGGCCCAGGATGTCACGCGTGCCATCGGGCAGCACGCCCAGCGCCAGATAGACCGCCTTGCTGCGCACGACGCCATCCTCGCGCATCTTGACCCGCAGCGCATCGAAGAACACGACCGGGTACATGACCTCCAATGGACGGGCCTGCCAAGTGGTGACTTCCTCCATGACCGCATCCGTGATCGAGCTGATGAACGCGGGCGACACCTCAGTGCCATACTGCTCGACCAGGAACGCCTGGATCTCGCGTACCGTCATGCCGCGCGCATACATGGCGATGATCTTGTCGTCAAAGCCAGTAAAACGCCGGTCGTGCTTGGGAATCAGGATGGGCGCGAAGCTGCCGTCGCGGTCGCGCGGGATCGCCAGGCGCAAGGGTCCCGTGTCGGTAAGCACTGTCTTGGCACTGGAGCCATTGCGCTGGTTGGTGGCATGCTCAGGGCGCTCAGCACCCTCCAGGTAGCCCAAGTGATGGCCCAGCTCCGCGCCCATCGCCCGCTCGATCAGGGCCTTCTTGAACGCCATGGCGGCGTCTTGCACCGCCTCAGCAGTCATCGGACCTTTAACAAACTGATCGATCAGCTCCTTAGGGATGGTCGGAAGGTCCCTGGGTGTGGCCTTTGGTTTGCGTGGCATTACATGCTCCTTGTCGACATGTTATGCCCTACACACAAAATCCCGTACAGGCCCCAGGATCTCGTTACACAGGCCGCGCTAATATTTTCAACCGTGGTCCACCAAGGGGCCCCGCCATGTCCGCCTCAGATAGTCCCTCCTCAGCCCGCGAGGATGAACCTTTCTCCTCAAGTATCTCCCTTGAGGATTCCCCATACTAGACCCTTCCCCCAGCTACGCGAGGTCGTTCCAGGCGCACTGATCGAATGGAATACACGGTTTGCGTTCGGTGTGATCTGTGGAAAAGAAGGCGCTAACTTTCGTAGTCCCTGACGGGACCCCTCAAGGCATGCGGTTATACACAACTATCCCCATCGTCAGCAGTTCGTAACCCGCGCAGTGTCCTCGCAGCGACATGAACCTCTTTCAGCCCGAGCCAAATCGTCTTCACGCCAGGCTCTCCATCGCCCTTGCGGCCAAGGAATCCGCCAAGGCGAGCAATCAGGCGCAGCACTTCGTTCAGTCTTGGCCTGGCCGGCTGCTTGACACTGGTCAACAGGTAGGCGCCGCGTATTTCATCGGGCTCAAAGATCAACTCAGCGTCCAGATCGGGGCAAGTGCGTCCAAGTCGCATCAGATGCGCTACGCGACAAACGACCATGAACAGCGCCAAAGCGCGCTCAAGGCGTTCGACCGCCGACAACTGGAGCGCTTCAACGCGGCAGGCGTTCTTCAAGATGTTGAACAGCATCTGTCGGGTAAGGAACTGGCGCGGTGCGCGGCGAACCCGGCCCGTTTCCAGCCCCTCCCCATAAGAACTGATCGTGAGGTTTTCCCTCAAGCAGCTCACCCAGTGAGATTCATCGCAAGGGTTATGTGTCCTGTCGGTATGGCGGCCACTTTCACGCGAACTCCTCCGCGCCCGACAGCGGGCGCATTTTCCAGTCCCAATACAGTCCCAGGACTCCGTAGAGGTACTCGTTACTCCATCGTCGCCACCCGACGCTCCTCTTCTTGCGCCGCTTGCGCCGCGTTAAACATGGCGACATAAATATTGCAGCATGTATGATTGCATGGTTACTCTTTTGGGGATGCAGCCATGCGTAAGCTCGAGATTGCAGACGCGCAGATCATGCAGTTGGCGATTCGACAGGAGATCGAGCGAAGCGAGGAATCGCGGTATGACCACCGCCTTCACGGGGTTCTGATCTGCTGAAGTCCTGGAATTGATACCTAAGAACTGGGCTGCTTGATCTCATCCTGCTCTCGGACTTCGAGCGCGCCGTATTTTTGCATCAGGTCGTGTCCATGTCGACCGGGATACCTGGAAAGCGTTGTCGGCTCGCGTGGTCCCAATCGTTCGCATTTCACGCATCATGTCCCTGGCGCGCCGTCCTCAAACACGACCAGCACCTCATTGCTGGTGAGGAAGCGCATCAAAGCAAATCGGCTCGCATGCAGCGAGCCGATTTGGATAGTGCGCTTTTGCTAGCTAACAGACTATTTGAGGGTCGGCCGGGATTCGCGAAAAATCCGCCACATCCCTGACAACCCATTGATTTATCGAGAGAATTCAGCCTTTCCAGCACCCGGATGGCATCGCCTGCCCCCAGCGAAGAACTCAATTTGCTCCAGATAGTGCCTAAAGCAGCATATTTCCCCAGAGAGAGGCCGAAGGCATGAGCGCTTAGCCCGTCAACCTGTCATCAAAGGCGGGCAAATTCCTTTCCCTGGCAAGCACGCTGTTCGAGGGCGCCCGATATCGACCTCGAGGGGCGGAGCAGTTTCTGAAGACTGGGAGTAGACCTTGGCTTCCCCGAAATGGCGACAGGACAATCTGCAACGATGACGAGGTCCGGTACATGCGGCACATCAATCTGGACTTGGTGCGGCGCTAAGGATGCAGCCGATCCACGATACCGCCTATCCAGCGCTGCCGGCCGAGCTTACCGCCGCCGAACTGGAAGCTGCGTTCACGCCAACACCGACCGAGATCCGCTTCGCGCGCAGACAGTCTCGTCGGGCCTCAACGACGGTCCTGATTCTCGTGCAGCTCAAACTGCTGCAGCGCCTTGGCTACTTCCCCATGCTGGCTGATGTGCCACCTATCGTGATCGATCACGTGCGCGCCGCACTGCGATCCCCTGCCCTGTCCCGTGCAACCGTCAAGCACTACGATGCCTCTGGCACACGCTCCCGGCATCAGAAGTTGCTACGCGGGTATCTCCACATTCGACCGGTAGACGCCAACGCGCTGAAATGGCTGGAGGCGCTCGCAACCGATGCGGCGCACACCAAGGTCGAATTACCCGACATCGTCAACGTGCTGATCGAAGAGCTGATCCGGGTACGGTGCGAACTGCCGCCCCTTGCCAGCCTGCACCGAATGGCAACCCAGGCCCGCAGCCGGTGCAATGACGCCATCTATCGTGCCATCTCGGATTCGCTCGAGGGCGCGCTGATTGCCCGGATTGAGGCGTTGTTTGACGGTCAGGTCGGCAAATCCGGGTGGGACCAGCTCAAGCGCGAGCCCAAGCGCCCTGGCGCGCGCGAAATCGCAAGCTTCCTCAAACACATCCAGGCCCTGCGGAACCTGGCCGACGGTCTGCCGCAGGCGCCGGCCTTGCTTTCCGTGAGCAAACGCACGCAACTGGTGACGGAGGCCCGGGCGCTTGACATCGCTGAGCTCAGGTCGCTCAAGCCAGCCAAACGATACACTTTGGCAGTGCTCTTCATTCGCGCGCAGTTGCAGAAGGCGCTCGATGATGTGGCGGAAATCTTCATCAAAGTTATGCGCAAGCTCGAGTCCCTCGCCAGGACCCGGCTGCAGCAATATCAGCTCGCGCATGCGGACACATTGGAAGACCTGGTCGGCCAGTTCCGTGATGTGCTGCAGGTCCTGGTGGATGACGGCATTGCCGACATCTTCCGGCTGGATAAGGTGCGTGAAGTGCTCGGCAACGATGTAGCGGGCGCGCTTGCCCGCTGCAATGAGCATATCGCGTACGCTGGCAACTTCGATCTGCCATTCATGCTGGCGCCGTACCGCCAGCAGCGCTCCCTGCTCTTTCAGTGCCTTGAGGTCCTGCCGCTCAAATCCAGTTCGCGGGACAAGACGGTCTTGGTGGCACTGGCCTGGATACAGGGCTTCCGGACCTCGCACCGCGAACATCTGCAACTCACCGACGACGATCTGCTGAACCTTCCGCTCGACTGGATCCCGGCCAAGTGGGAGAAAGCCATCTTTCCCGACGGCCGGAGTACTCGTCTGCTCCATCGCAGGTACTTTGAGCTGTGCGTGTTCGA
This DNA window, taken from Cupriavidus sp. D39, encodes the following:
- a CDS encoding EAL domain-containing protein, coding for MLVGAVIALCKSLGLHAVAEGVETDAQRMVLDQAGCDSIQGYLVSPALPVEAFIDFVKAHNG
- a CDS encoding zinc-binding dehydrogenase — its product is MVTSPDCSAGKANPRSRCPFCRRWMHHFTPTGLTPVIDSVFPLPEASSAHRRMESNLSVGTVVLNLHALLGHGLKCGAKIEEAIADLLVC
- a CDS encoding LysR family transcriptional regulator, with translation MEALEALDAVDRYGTFATAAESLHKVPSSISYLISRLEEELNVLLFDRSGQRAKLTSTGRAVLEDGRRLLRSASELERRAQSIEIGWESELRIAVDVILPFRALVPHVTDFYRAGHPTRLSFSHEVLGGTWDALLSGRVNMVIGALGDPPNVSGFSACPIGQIQTAFAVAPDHPLAMAPLPLTRSASQRIESSKYTIHRGANLLERWAPWKIRNESLCRVFRQNWKHNLLG
- a CDS encoding LysR substrate-binding domain-containing protein — encoded protein: MPCLQAKLEAQLAGLGCGFLPRSVVAHFEALGRLKALEVEEPRQAKRYYAAWNTGDAGNAVNWWVDRLGNADFITDERAKEFMSGV
- a CDS encoding IS256 family transposase, with the translated sequence MPRKPKATPRDLPTIPKELIDQFVKGPMTAEAVQDAAMAFKKALIERAMGAELGHHLGYLEGAERPEHATNQRNGSSAKTVLTDTGPLRLAIPRDRDGSFAPILIPKHDRRFTGFDDKIIAMYARGMTVREIQAFLVEQYGTEVSPAFISSITDAVMEEVTTWQARPLEVMYPVVFFDALRVKMREDGVVRSKAVYLALGVLPDGTRDILGLWIETTEGAKFWMKVFNDLKTRGTQDILIAVTDGLKGMEQALNAVFPSTTLQTCVVHLIRSSLDYANWKDRRVVAAALKPVYTAATVEAAEAALLAFEQSDWGKRYPPIAASWHRAWDRVIPFFAFPPAIRKIIYTTNAIESINAQLRKIIKTRGHFPSDEAATKLLWLALRNITCKWGSATHDWKAAMNQFAILYEDRFTQPHR